tgtacttcctttttccggtctcgtttgtatgaaactttgagtaaaatatatatttatcagtctagtataaaataggaaggaacgcgcaataccaatttcatttttaataattctataatataaaaaaacgttacctgatgatagcgtttctttgtttacattgcatatgacgtcataatttaaataacgtcacaactaaaatccctaacaacagaaccaaaatcggaaacgttacggtatttccgtttcttttttttaacaaatatttaagttacaaaaaaataattcatacagacttcgtccccatttacaggtaatgcctgcctcatattaaaagtctgaaatggcctgtATATATGTACTCgaatgtactgatttttactagaCCAGACTGAATTGGTCTGTATAGGTCTGTATAGGTCTCGACATTGCTGAACCACAGTCTTAACTATACTCGACTTAAGTGATTTGTACTTAACCCTTATCTTAGCCACTGAAAAAAGTCTGAACTATTACACGAcaagtctgaaacagtcttaaacCATTCTCGAACTGTTTTGTTCAGTAtaaaccatactcgaccaaaggTCGAAACAATACTCCGACCAGTCTGAACCCTAATTGGCGAATAACCTCTACCtagtttttattgaaaataaaaaaaaatactgacatGAAAACagctacaaaacaaatatatgtaaatacAGATTTTTACATCATTACACGATTCTCGAttggtcttgtgtggacgaagcgcgcgtctgacgtattatattttaaacttggtaccttttgttagctattattcgtgttttTCGCAGTCCTATGTGTTCTCCCATTCATTTGCATTGTAGTCCGgtaatgtaatgttgtcattttaatgttatatttaacattgccataaaagcgggaggtttggaatgccacaaaaccatgttcaacccaccattgttttcttgaaatgtcctgtaccaagtcaggaaaatggcgattgttatattatagttgtttctgtgtgtgttaaatgatgcgtcttatgtagaagaaatgcacgtctggcgtatttaaaaattataatcctggtacctttgatatttatttacattttaatgttgtgtttctgttgtgtcgtagttctcctcttatatttgatgtgtttccctcagtttcccggatttgtttttttttttaatcgatttctgaatttcgaacagcggtaactTCTGTCGCATTTATTTCTCAAATCATCAATTAGATAGTTAAATCAAATTATCTTAAATGATTATTCAATTAtactaatttttaaattttagagtCTTGTTAAATAAAGGATTTTCTTTTCACTTGAAAACCACACCTATAGTGAGAGTAAAAAAACCTACATTTTCATGGTTACATCTGCTCCAATCCTTTGactattgatttatattatttaaatcaaCAAGTCACAATTATATTATACATTCATGTGAGGCACACTTTATAATTTTAGTATGATGTCTTGTGAACTGTagtaaattgattttaaaagttcgttgttattctgtggttttcatgtcaaaatgtacaattatataagTTTCTTTATGTTATTCTCTGTTCTGAGTGTTCTTCCATTTATATGCACTGTATTCCTGTCACCTCATATTAAATGTATGTTCAATATTGCCATATCAGctggaggtttggctagctataaaatcaggttcaggcaacatttttttcttaaattgtcctgttccaagtcagaaatatggcagttgttatcaaacagtttccctcggtttaaagtttgtatcccggatttgttttctctcaatcgatataTCACTCTTGAATAGTGTTATACTAATGTTACCTTTATTAAGACTTTTGAGTATGCAAAGTTATTATTGTTGAGATATCAAGGAGTATTGACAAATTCTTAATATTCAAATTTCATGAATAATCATGAACTTTTAGATTTTTACCCTATGAGTTTAATAAATTCAGAGGAAATTGGATCTACTGTTGAAAACATGTTGAAAACATGTTGAAAACTAAATTGATGTCGGACAAACCTTTTCTGTTATCTACAATGTGGGATAAAACCTTTTTACCGTATTGGTTTAACAAAGTTGTGATAAAACTCTGTACGGTTTATAGTGTGCATCTTCTTCCATCGGTGCGACCGCATTGTAAACtattatacatgtagataaactcatcatagataccaggtttaaaattttggACGTCTGTCACGCGGTTCGGCTTCACAAatgactcataagtgacgctaaAACCAAAACGTTAAGTTATGAAGGCCAAGTAGTATACGAATTGGctgctgtatttttgacatttttacctattatgtctgtctgttttgttcacgcatcgttgtcaacaTAATAGAAttaaatgcgactgtcatacgagtgagaggtttagctagctataaaaccaggttgaatccaccattttctacataaaaatgtacatggaatatgacagttgttaaccatttgtttgatgtgtttgagattttgagtttgccatttgattaatgactttccgttttgaattttcctcggagttcagtatttttgtgattttaatgtttACTAGTGTTGATTCCAGGAgtttaaaacataatttgaacTGACATGTTAGAATATTTCAAACATAAGTTTACAATTGTTGGTTCCATGAGGTAACTTATgtgtttaatatgatataaacaaTCTTTCCCTGTGCAGTCATGTTAGATTATTCCAAACGTAAGTTTACTAGTGTTTCAATGAGgatatttaacatgatttaaaCAATCTTTCCAATGGTGCAGTCATCTTAAATTATTCCAAACATACACTTACAAGTGTGGATTTCATGAGGGAATTTAACGCGATGTCAACAACCTTTCCCTGTGTGCAGTCATGTTAGATTATTCCAAACATAAATTTACTAATGTAGATTCAAGGAGGTTATTTGACATGATTTAAACAATATTCCCTGGGTGCAAATGGTGCACTCATCTTGAGTGAGTTTATTGAACGTGATTTCTGGGATTATGAAGGATAATAGTCCACGCCCGGTAAATATATCAAAGCTCTATAACATTGAACTCTACTGAGGAGCAATCATGTGCATTTCGCTGATGTGTTTTTCTACCGGTTCATCAGTATGCATTTTAACCAGTGTTTCTATTGGTTCCTCGGCATGTATTTCAACATGTTTTTCTACCGGTTCATCAGTATGTATTTTAACATGTTTCTGTAGATTCCAGTTCTCCTTAAAGCCTTTACCACATACGTCACACTCGTAAGGTTTTTCGTCGCTGtgttttttcatatgttttgtcAAGATGCAATTCAGATAATAGCTTTTACCGCATATTGCACACGCATACGGTTTCTCACCGGTATGTTGACTCATGTGAGCTTTCAAGTTTCCACGCTGATTGAATTCTTTACCGCATACTACACACATGAATGGTTTTTCACCCGTATGTGTTCTCATATGTTTCTGTAGGACGTCTTTTCGACTGCATTCTTTCCCGCAAATTTCACACATGATTCTCCGTGCTTTTTCTGTACCGTGTGTTCTCATGTGTATCGTCAAGTCGCCATTTCGACAAAATCCTTTGCTACAAACTTCACATTGATAAGGTTTTTCACCCGAATGTAGTCTCATATGAACTTCTAAATGGACACTTTGAATAAATTGTTTACCACATTCATCACACGTATAAGGCTTGTCGTCACTATGTGTTTTTACGTGTCTCTGAAGATTACTCCGCTGACTAAAACCTTTATCACAGACatcacatttgtaaggtttttcgCCAGTATGTGTTCTTTTGTGTGAATATAAATTTCCACTCTGTTTGAACCCTAACCCACATATATGACATTTATAGGATTTCTCATCcataattaattatttttgataaaaataaaattaataaaattaataaaattaaactcTGTTCATAGTCACATTGTCCGAACTGCATGTACTTCCAAAGTGGTGTTGCTCTTTATCTTCGCTTGCATCACGTTCTGTGACTTTTATTTCAGCCAGTTCGTAACGAGAACATATTAGTAATAAATACAACAGGTACATTTAGGTCTATAATTAAACCAATTTCCTTACACGAGGTTTGGGTTTAACATTACCATTTTGGGATAAGTACTTTTCCATACCGCATGGGTATTCATTTAAATATCGGTCTAAAGTTTATCTCCATATTTCTATGCTCCAGTCACACTTGGAGTTAAAACAATAAACACTTTTGAATAAATGGACACGTTTAAAATTTTGGGCAGTCTTTATTAAAAGAACACGATTAAGTGTTCTTAAAATGGAACATTTTTGGCAAACCTTCGCAGTTAGACAGTCCAGTAACGTTATATGGATACGTTTAGGGAATtatacttttacatgtatttacgGTTTTTCCTTTCCTGGTCCTGTAGTCTGTGATTGTGATATTATATGTATTGGTGAGTCGGGTTGTTCTTGTTGCAACCTGTTTTAACATTTTGACTGAGTGTGCATTTAATACAAAATTGCAATCCTGATATGATGATCTAATTTATTACGAGTGATTCAATAATAGTACGAAATGCTTACGATTTACATGGTCTTGCTTTTAATGAACTTCATGCAAttcgttcaatatttttttagttacaTTGATTTTATCTCATCTTAATTTGAACATTagtaaactagtatatatttattgaacAAACGATAAGGTAGGTTAATCCATAAAAACTTACTTCAACAAAATATAAGGACCTTTAATCTCTAAACATACGAGATCAACAGTGTTTACATTTACTGTCAAAACAGCCTCCGAATGATTACATTTACTATATGTGATAGTCCCATATGCATTTGGGTTTGATGGAACTCGCGTATCCTCccaaataaattaaatgttttgcCAATCCATTCACAAGAAAATTTACACAAGGCAGATCCTGAAATAGAAATGTTTATTGTAAATTGCCAAAAGAAAACTCAATCAGTAGATATTTTATATGGTTTTATAAATACCCTGTTGTTGTTAGCAACTGTAATGTATATAATACCGTTTGCTtgatcaaaaaatatatatggtatCCTTTCTGGTTTCTATGACAAATAAAAGTGACGCATACCTGTTCAAATTCATAGATTCCTACACGAATTTATATATCATTCGATCAGAAAGCATATGACCTAACTTCCAATAAGCGAGCAACCATACAACATACTCGACTATGAATAATTAAGGTCATCATACAGTCATAACCTCCTATGTTCAAATTGTCAATCGCTCCAGTTCATTAAAGATGCGTCTTGATTCATTCGAGAGAATCGAATGCAATAAACTACTGACCACAAAAGAGACCGTTGTATTCCGTTTTTCGAACGTGCATCTCATAGGCTCTCCAATATCATGTTTTATTTCAGCATAAAAAAACAATAGCAACGACTGCACATGATATCTGTGTTAATGTCATGATAGAGCACCAATTCATTGATATAGCAGAATATGTAACTATAAGAATtgaaatcttctttttataatgtaATAGGTTAGTAAACAAGTTGATTATTCGCACATTTTTAATATGAAGCCATTACTTTTACAAAATGCTTAATTCTTATTACATTTTTGTCTAGAAAAAGGAGGAGTAGTCTATAGCCAATCAGTGATTACTCCTCACTCGTACTACTAAGTTGTAATGATAA
This genomic window from Mytilus galloprovincialis chromosome 9, xbMytGall1.hap1.1, whole genome shotgun sequence contains:
- the LOC143044966 gene encoding uncharacterized protein LOC143044966 is translated as MDEKSYKCHICGLGFKQSGNLYSHKRTHTGEKPYKCDVCDKGFSQRSNLQRHVKTHSDDKPYTCDECGKQFIQSVHLEVHMRLHSGEKPYQCEVCSKGFCRNGDLTIHMRTHGTEKARRIMCEICGKECSRKDVLQKHMRTHTGEKPFMCVVCGKEFNQRGNLKAHMSQHTGEKPYACAICGKSYYLNCILTKHMKKHSDEKPYECDVCGKGFKENWNLQKHVKIHTDEPVEKHVEIHAEEPIETLVKMHTDEPVEKHISEMHMIAPQ